Proteins encoded in a region of the Neodiprion lecontei isolate iyNeoLeco1 chromosome 5, iyNeoLeco1.1, whole genome shotgun sequence genome:
- the LOC107220576 gene encoding regulating synaptic membrane exocytosis protein 2 isoform X11: protein MADLPDMSHLTPEERRIIESVMMRQKQEEERENEIMRRKQDEVQVLEETIRARSEQHKKAGVELDATCHICLKTKFADGVGHICNYCNIRCCARCGGKVTLRSTKVIWVCILCRKKQELLSKTGQWMTKSGLGAADTAMLRRMQEDMQGVGLTSHVEQTQDKRPKLEKAHSAAEKENLPLLQRSGSLLRRQYSQQEQVPGRRMSTSDSGVEMSVSPHARSLPTPHVVVGSYGMQQTPRHPAAFPEDDPSLYRGELDGLMRQQAQTYQKQRQIYQEQNSDLVMIYGHPQAVEPSRVIQQHPQHPQHPQHHMPQHQVSGSHPGGQGPTSGVQPGVQPQRSFSSSEEELRSTPECASDEPDESEKGKGYSYETGGPTSLSSGVRRFGPHNGHTRTTSTVIGHNGHHPPREPRKEESTLVRRSFRRSGDEWSADSRRFTERRGKKTVRFDGGTNVVGHEEDWSWEADRQGSQDSATKDSGIDTSSTFTSSEDSNRGDLPKHPLLWQVSSDGQKMIGHMILRKSQGAGSGSSSSILGLKVVGGKLLENGSRGALIEKVKKGSTADLEGQLRPGDEVIEWNGRSLQAKSYQEVYDIIAESRQEPQVELIVSRSLGTAPTNLPGPTSASVPAKTTTRRGATQAQWRQKHDLVGTGSQAYHKELYDTRGEKPSVLVTSPGSPDLHAQGRNRHARHSGGNANVGGRLQVKLGFDTTGLQLIVTLVCAAGLTPRGNGQPRNPYAKIFLLPDKSEKSKRRTKTLANTNDPKWNQTFVYSGVRRSELRQRALEVTVWDYVRYGANDFLGEAVLELEVSALDQEPEWHYLVAHEEHRHTGHYQDTADEMVTTPVDCHLSPPSTTSRLSDSDTSECDITDYDVSREQRRGVDGASISSIGSSSRFHNMSSVYKRHYSSPPPERELSVEGEHRSRRDMSPQGHKRAALMLSRDQQPASISDYHQYRKDDTTHRGAMGHRSHSAAPMDSPSVHYRGRSQSPTGHHRSLSPPEHRTVPYSHGYGSRFGSRSATATPTGSPKKRQLPQIPANLHAALKERVTQDLEERTKFIKHRTRQFHTTYRSTGMGGWERHYSGLSDSDLPSMRQDPLTISNVHPHRIHHRPRRHLSPDKDVLGDFGDSDMESIGSVTSSALSTQSERPRGSRGRIPTVKNVFIPGVISPAAPLPPRRNRRRHRLRVPCSECHCPLSNNPPKSRPISKYSQLPTSHPQIHFPPHPLVRSKSAVVRSLYKKMKTPFTRSRTVDENLLRYYSPETSEYSITPGYMLRPENLGVNSRRRIPEIYVEDCLRVDFRNDLMSRFRAKLPAGVSSTFSSRFPQMSRSFPTSYNIRGFGGRPSIPRTKSCEYETIPDDLLTGARKFLSQRAKSFEYESLPQSIFSDDSLRTARRKLKRNLSLNDSGYDETIEALQDQSKPYYDPMTENKSHQTLPYYGYDSELSGAETEINLSSSLERQSLGSMVFGNDSGRGDDAGKRKYRDSDYSEAYFGSGPQRTLEKRPKGSDSRLSKDSSSREHIYCSIDDELGSNERLEERRRPRTKSNDSYLDFERYERCRICEKSERWSDEPFDFGSPESEVRGSEELPELIGIEDVDTVRPPQCRFEDYEEDRRLTGFAAKTVYETRRQSLSVPSLRESKRLTARAESSPQLYSDDDFGSSETVVHLSPRRKSNHARGSRSAPEFCNSDEDEFGSRDTVVAYNLRRRNSSCPETRDLGDRSVKRNVAISDTLEYYEYSMESESQCSENCGFDPGNPRRASPRASGTSGPQAPDPTPPSIANSIVFDSLSANSDTAKNARAANDANPTETRSASHRADTNSDAERNEPHRWSSSVPESRDYVPSNPYEASSRHGVTGNGHSSKRGQFTRSFSNADVPPDEKVVNFLSPDGSLSDTAVSLHVEDTSRRGRKSSPGSKSGSGSSSGGGSAVQYQSSGLGKKSNSTSQLSATAGRLASEWQVKEVS, encoded by the exons GTGATATGGGTCTGCATACTGTGCCGGAAAAAGCAGGAACTGTTGTCGAAGACCGGGCAATGGATGACGAAGTCTGGATTAGGCGCAGCGGACACCGCGATGCTCAGACGAATGCAAGAGGATATGCAGGGTGTTGGACTAACCAGTCACGTCGAACAAACGCAAGATAAAAGACCGAAACTTGAGAAGGCACATAGTGCTGCTGAGAAGGAGAACTTACCTTTGCTACAGCGGAGCGGAAGTCTTCTACGAAGGCAGTACTCTCAACAGGAACAG GTGCCTGGTCGCCGTATGTCAACGAGTGACAGTGGTGTCGAGATGTCGGTATCCCCACACGCCAGGTCGTTACCGACCCCCCACGTGGTTGTGGGCTCCTACGGGATGCAGCAGACGCCTCGGCATCCGGCTGCATTCCCCGAAGACGATCCGAGCCTCTACAGAGGCGAGCTTGACGGTCTGATGAGACAGCAAGCCCAGACGTATCAGAAACAGAGACAAATTTACCAG GAGCAAAACTCTGACCTGGTCATGATCTACGGTCATCCCCAGGCGGTCGAGCCTTCGCGGGTAATCCAACAGCATCCCCAACATCCCCAGCATCCCCAGCATCACATGCCTCAGCACCAGGTCTCCGGATCTCACCCCGGCGGGCAGGGACCCACCTCTGGTGTTCAACCCGGTGTTCAACCGCAAAGGAGCTTCAGCAGCAGCGAAGAGGAGCTTCGAAGCACACCCGAGTGTGCCAGTGACGAACCTGACGAGTCCGAGAAGG GGAAGGGGTACAGCTACGAGACGGGAGGGCCGACCTCGCTGTCCAGCGGAGTCCGGAGGTTTGGGCCTCACAACGGTCACACACGAACCACGTCTACGGTCATAGGTCACAACGGCCACCATCCCCCACGGGAACCACGAAAAGAGGAGAGCACCCTTGTCAGAAGGAGCTTCAGGAGGAGCGGGGACGAATGGAGTGCGGATAGTCGAAG GTTTACGGAAAGAAGGGGGAAAAAGACGGTGCGATTCGACGGCGGTACAAACGTCGTCGGTCACGAGGAGGACTGGTCCTGGGAGGCTGACCGTCAGGGAAGTCAGGACAGCGCCACCAAGGACTCGGGTATCGATACCTCGAGCACCTTCACCAGCAGCGAAGATAGCAACAGAGGAGATCTGCCCAAG CACCCGCTGTTATGGCAGGTAAGCAGCGACGGTCAGAAAATGATCGGTCACATGATCCTGAGGAAGTCGCAGGGCGCAGGTTCCGGCAGTAGCAGCAGTATCCTGGGGTTGAAGGTGGTGGGCGGAAAGCTCCTCGAGAACGGTTCGAGGGGTGCGCTAATCGAGAAGGTCAAGAAGGGGAGCACCGCGGACCTCGAGGGTCAGCTCAGACCGG GGGACGAGGTTATCGAGTGGAACGGAAGGTCTCTACAGGCAAAGAGCTATCAGGAGGTCTACGACATCATAGCCGAGTCCAGACAAGAGCCACAGGTCGAACTGATTGTCTCAAGAAGCCTTGGTACGGCTCCGACGAATTTGCCGGGCCCAACTTCAGCATCGGTTCCCGCCAAAACGACGACGAGGCGCGGAGCCACGCAGGCGCAATGGAGGCAGAAGCACGACCTGGTGGGAACCGGAAGCCAGGCTTATCACAAAG aaCTGTACGATACTCGAGGAGAAAAACCATCGGTACTTGTAACGTCGCCTGGTTCTCCCGACCTCCATGCTCAGGGTAGAAACAGGCACGCGAGACACTCCGGCGGAAACGCGAATGTCGGTGGAAGACTGCAAGTTAAGCTTGGGTTCGACACAACCGGGCTTCAGCTCATTGTGACTTTGGTATGTGCCGCTGGATTGACACCCAGAGGTAACGGCCAGCCAAGGAATCCCTACGCCAAGATATTCCTACTGCCTGACAAGAG TGAGAAGTCCAAACGAAGAACGAAGACTTTGGCCAACACTAACGACCCCAAGTGGAATCAGACCTTCGTTTACAGCGGAGTCAGAAGATCCGAGCTTCGGCAGAGGGCGCTTGAGGTTACCGTTTGGGATTACGTCAG ATATGGAGCGAACGACTTCCTAGGTGAGGCTGTCCTAGAGTTGGAAGTCTCTGCGTTGGATCAAGAGCCGGAATGGCACTACCTGGTTGCTCACGAGGAGCACAGGCACACAGG ACATTACCAAGACACAGCCGACGAGATGGTGACGACGCCCGTTGACTGCCATCTAAGTCCACCGTCAACGACGTCAAGATTGAGTGATTCCGATACCTCGGAGTGTGACATCACAGACTACGACGTATCCAGGGAGCAGAGGAGAGGGGTAGATGGTGCGAGCATAAGCAGCATCGGCAGTTCATCGAG gTTTCATAATATGTCGTCAGTTTATAAGCG CCACTATTCCAGCCCACCACCCGAGAGGGAACTCAGCGTCGAAGGAGAACACAGAAGCCGGAGAGACATGTCGCCTCAGGGTCATAAACGAGCTGCCCTCATGCTGTCCAGGGATCAACAGCCTGCCTCCATTTCCGACTATCACCAGTACCGCAAG GACGACACGACGCACAGGGGTGCGATGGGCCATCGATCGCACAGCGCAGCACCCATGGACTCGCCTAGTGTTCACTACCGAGGTCGGTCGCAAAGTCCAACAGGACATCATAGGTCATTATCGCCCCCCGAGCATCGAACAGTGCCCTACTCGCACGGCTACGGGTCCAG GTTCGGCTCAAGGTCAGCGACGGCGACGCCGACCGGTTCGCCGAAAAAGAGACAACTGCCCCAAATACCAGCAAATCTGCACGCCGCACTCAAAGAGAGAGTCACTCAGGACTTGGAAGAGAGAACGAAGTTCATAAAGCACAGGACAAGACAATTCCACACAACCTACAGGAGCACGGGAATGGGAG GATGGGAAAGACACTATAGCGGACTGTCGGATTCGGACTTACCATCAATGCGGCAAGACCCGTTGACGATAAGTAACGTCCATCCTCACAGAATCCATCACCGTCCTCGGCGCCACCTGAGTCCAGACAAAGACGTCTTGGGCGATTTCGGGGACTCTGATATGGAGAGCATCGGCTCGGTGACGAGCAGCGCTCTCAGTACCCAGTCCGAGAGGCCACGAGGGTCGAGAGGACGAAT CCCGACAGTTAAAAACGTTTTTATACCTGGTGTCATATCTCCCGCCGCCCCGTTGCCCCCTAGGCGCAATAGGCGCAGGCACAGACTTAGGGTACCCTGTAGCGAATGCCACTGCCCATTGTCAAACAACCCTCCGAAATCTAGACCGATTTCAAAATACTCCCAGCTCCCGACGAGCCACCCCCAAATTCATTTTCCCCCGCACCCCCTAGTTCGGAGCAAATCCGCAGTAGTACGCTCGCTATACAAGAAAATGAAGACGCCATTCACACGATCGCGAACGGTGGACGAGAACCTGCTGCGATACTACAGCCCGGAAACGAGCGAGTACAGCATAACTCCGGGCTACATGCTGCGACCTGAGAACCTGGGTGTGAACTCACGGCGACGAATACCGGAAATATATGTCGAGGACTGCCTCAGGGTCGACTTTAGAAACGACCTTATGAGCAGATTTCGAGCAAAACTACCTGCTGGAGTATCGTCGACCTTCTCGTCGCGATTTCCGCAGATGAGCAGAAGCTTTCCTACGAGCTACAACATTCGTGGATTTGGCGGAAGACCTTCGATCCCGAGGACGAAAAGCTGTGAATATGAAACCATTCCAGATGACCTGTTGACAGGGGCCAGGAAATTCCTGTCTCAGAGGGCGAAAAGCTTCGAGTACGAGTCTTTACCGCAGAGTATATTCAGCGACGACAGTCTGCGTACGGCTCGCAGGAAGCTGAAAAGAAATCTATCTCTGAACGACTCGGGCTACGACGAGACCATCGAGGCCCTCCAGGACCAGAGCAAGCCGTATTACGACCCGATGACCGAGAATAAGTCGCACCAGACGCTGCCATACTATGGATATGACAGTGAGCTGAGCGGTGCTGAAACAGAGATAAACCTTTCCTCGAGCCTCGAGAGACAGAGCCTGGGGTCGATGGTCTTTGGCAATGATTCCGGGCGGGGTGACGACGCCGGAAAGAGAAAATACCGGGACTCGGACTACTCCGAGGCATATTTCGGGTCCGGACCCCAGAGGACCCTAGAAAAGCGGCCGAAGGGCTCGGACTCGAGGCTGTCCAAAGACTCTTCGTCCAGGGAACACATCTACTGCAGCATTGATGACGAGCTCGGTTCGAATGAGCGACTTGAAGAGCGGCGGCGACCGCGTACCAAGAGTAACGACTCCTACCTCGACTTCGAACGTTACGAGAGATGTCGCATATGTGAAAAGAGCGAGCGGTGGAGCGATGAGCCGTTCGACTTCGGCTCTCCCGAGTCCGAGGTACGAGGCAGTGAAGAGTTACCTGAGCTTATTGGAATCGAGGATGTCGACACTGTTAGACCGCCTCAGTGCCGCTTTGAGGACTATGAGGAGGACCGACGGCTGACTGGGTTCGCGGCGAAGACTGTCTACGAAACCAGGAGGCAAAGCCTCTCGGTGCCCAGTCTTCGCGAGAGCAAAAGACTCACGGCAAGAGCCGAGTCTTCGCCTCAGCTCTACTCCGACGATGATTTCGGGTCCTCGGAAACCGTTGTGCATCTTTCTCCGCGAAGGAAGTCGAACCATGCTCGGGGCTCCAGGTCTGCCCCGGAGTTTTGTAACTCTGACGAGGACGAGTTCGGGTCCAGGGACACTGTGGTCGCTTACAATTTGCGTCGGCGGAACAGCAGCTGCCCGGAAACTAGGGACCTTGGCGATAGGAGCGTGAAGCGGAACGTCGCGATAAGCGACACCCTCGAGTACTACGAGTACTCAATGGAGAGCGAGAGCCAGTGCAGCGAGAACTGCGGATTTGATCCCGGCAACCCTCGTAGAGCGTCCCCGCGTGCCTCCGGCACTTCCGGCCCCCAAGCCCCCGACCCAACCCCCCCCAGTATTGCTAATTCAATTGTCTTTGATTCCCTTTCCGCCAACTCCGACACTGCTAAAAACGCTCGGGCCGCCAACGACGCGAATCCGACCGAAACTCGATCCGCGTCCCACCGCGCTGACACCAATTCCGACGCGGAACGGAACGAACCCCATCGATGGTCATCTTCTGTACCTGAGAGCAGAGACTACGTACCTTCCAATCCCTACGAGGCCTCGTCTAGGCACGGGGTCACTGGTAACGGGCATTCCAGCAAACGGGGACAGTTCACGAGGAGCTTCAGCAACGCTGATGTACCACCGGATGAGAAAGTTG TTAATTTTCTGTCACCAGACGGTAGCCTGAGCGATACGGCAGTGAGTTTACACGTCGAAGACACTTCGAGAAGGGGTAGAAAAAGTTCGCCAGGTAGTAAGAGCGGCAGCGGAAGTAGCAGCGGTGGCGGAAGTGCAGTTCAATACCAGTCCTCCGGTCTGGGAAAGAAGAGCAACAGTACGAGCCAGCTTTCAGCGACAG